The Solanum lycopersicum chromosome 6, SLM_r2.1 genome has a window encoding:
- the LOC101262818 gene encoding U-box domain-containing protein 1-like yields MNELIVSSVYPTTGNMLEALIHISNQVFSMVKFSFVQMKNISTMVRRIKILTSLFEEIQETSSAAARLPPSSILCLAELSCVIQKVKLLIESCKEGSSLWNLMQTELISNQFHALIKEMDNALDILPLRMLNVTVDTKEQVELLHKQAKRADLFIDPRDIQKRKEILHLMATNCDRKSKNKGLIDFETVKQSLNSIGLRSSLDYEEEIAKLKTQAEKQAGTGGLIAVSNINSLISLMSLSKTAILEEEYLMNSQNLKQTTSINVLPDQSSSCYSLVSDVPDELRCPISLDLIRDPVIVASGHTYDRNSIAQWINSGHHTCPRSGQKLIHMALIPNYALKSLIQQWCQDNNITITEPKSTPSDSESSTSKIMKYDKAIDYISATKASMDAVKMTAEFLVGKLATGSPDIQRKAAYELRLLAKSGMDNRRIIAESGAIPFLTTLLDSRDPRIQENAVTALLNLSIHENNKILIMSAGAIDSLIRVLQSGQTMEARGNAAAAIFSLSVIDEYKVIIGARPKAIPALVGLLKDGTTAGKRDAAIALFNLAVYGANRQCIVLAGAVPLLIDLLMDDKAGITDDSLAVLSLILGCNEGLQALRKSRILVPLLVDLLRFGSSKGKDHSITLLLGLCKDTGEEIVGRLLMNPRSIPSLQSLSADGSLRARRKADALLRLLNRCCFQSQ; encoded by the coding sequence ATGAATGAACTCATAGTCTCCTCAGTATATCCCACAACTGGGAATATGCTGGAAGCACTTATTCACATCTCTAACCAAGTATTTTCAATGGTAAAGTTTTCATTTGTACAGATGAAAAACATTTCAACTATGGTAAGAAGGATCAAGATTCTTACTTCATTGTTTGAAGAAATTCAAGAAACATCATCCGCTGCAGCACGACTTCCACCATCTTCCATCCTTTGCTTGGCTGAACTTTCATGTGTCATACAAAAGGTAAAGCTGCTTATAGAAAGTTGCAAAGAGGGAAGCTCTTTGTGGAACCTCATGCAAACAGAGTTGATTTCCAACCAATTTCATGCACTCATCAAGGAGATGGACAACGCACTTGACATTTTACCTCTGAGGATGCTTAATGTGACTGTTGACACCAAGGAGCAAGTAGAGCTACTTCACAAGCAGGCGAAAAGGGCTGATTTGTTCATTGATCCCCGAGACATTCAGAAAAGGAAAGAGATTCTACACTTGATGGCTACTAACTGTGATAGGAAAAGCAAGAACAAAGGCCTCATTGACTTTGAGACGGTGAAACAGAGTCTCAATAGCATTGGTTTGAGAAGTTCATTGGACTATGAGGAAGAGATCGCAAAATTAAAGACACAAGCCGAGAAACAGGCAGGCACAGGTGGTCTTATTGCCGTCTCAAATATCAACAGCCTAATATCCTTGATGTCCTTGTCAAAAACTGCAATTTTAGAAGAAGAGTACCTCATGAATAGCCAAAATTTGAAGCAGACAACATCGATAAATGTTCTTCCTGATCAATCCTCGTCGTGTTATTCACTGGTTTCCGATGTCCCTGATGAATTACGCTGCCCAATTTCACTTGACTTGATAAGGGATCCCGTGATAGTAGCATCAGGTCATACTTATGATCGAAATTCAATTGCTCAGTGGATAAATTCAGGGCACCACACATGTCCAAGAAGTGGGCAGAAGCTCATACATATGGCTCTAATTCCCAACTATGCATTGAAAAGTCTAATACAACAATGGTGCCAAGACAACAACATCACAATAACAGAACCCAAATCAACTCCTTCAGATTCAGAGAGTAGCACcagtaaaattatgaaatatgacAAGGCCATTGACTACATTTCTGCAACTAAAGCTTCCATGGACGCAGTCAAAATGACAGCAGAGTTTTTAGTTGGGAAACTGGCAACAGGGTCTCCAGATATACAGAGAAAGGCAGCATATGAGCTAAGATTGCTCGCGAAATCTGGCATGGACAATCGCAGGATCATAGCTGAGTCTGGAGCAATTCCATTTCTGACGACTCTGCTAGATTCCCGCGATCCAAGAATCCAGGAGAATGCAGTCACAGCCTTACTCAATCTCTCAATACATGAGAATAACAAGATCCTGATTATGTCTGCTGGTGCTATCGACAGCTTAATTAGAGTTCTCCAATCTGGGCAAACAATGGAAGCAAGAGGAAATGCAGCAGCAGCAATCTTCAGCTTGTCTGTAATAGATGAATACAAGGTAATCATTGGGGCACGTCCCAAAGCCATTCCAGCTTTAGTTGGACTTCTAAAAGACGGAACTACAGCAGGGAAAAGGGATGCCGCCATAGCACTCTTTAATCTTGCAGTCTATGGTGCCAATAGGCAATGTATAGTGCTTGCTGGAGCTGTTCCCCTACTCATTGATCTTCTCATGGACGATAAGGCTGGTATAACTGATGATTCCTTGGCAGTTCTTTCCCTCATCTTGGGCTGCAATGAAGGGCTACAAGCACTAAGAAAGAGTAGAATCTTGGTGCCTCTTCTTGTTGATCTATTGAGATTTGGATCTTCAAAAGGGAAGGATCATTCGATAACACTTCTGCTAGGACTCTGCAAGGATACTGGAGAGGAGATAGTAGGAAGATTACTGATGAATCCAAGAAGTATTCCTTCTCTCCAGAGCTTGTCTGCTGATGGCTCTCTGAGAGCTCGAAGAAAGGCTGATGCTCTCCTAAGACTACTTAATAGATGCTGCTTTCAATCTCAGTAA